GTTCGACCTCGAGTACGTCGAGCAGCCGTGCCCGAGCGTGGACGAGCTGGCCGAGATCCGGCGGCGGACGAAGTACATGGGTATCCCGATCGCGGCCGACGAGAGCGTGCGGCGTGCCGACGACCCGCTCGCGGTCGCGGAGGCCGGAGCCGCGGACCTGCTCGTCGTGAAGGCGGCGCCGCTCGGTGGCATCCGGCGCGCGCTCGACGTGGTCGGGCGCGCCGGCCTGCCGGTCGTGGTGTCGAGCGCCCTCGACACGAGCGTCGGGCTCGCGATGGGCGCGCACCTCGCGGCATCCGTGCCCCGGCTCGACTACGACTGCGGGCTCGGCACGGCCTCGCTGCTGGCGGCGGATGTCACGGGGCATCCGCTCGCGCCCGAGCAGGGGTCGATCCCGGTGCGGCGGGTCGAGGCGGATGCCGCGCTGCTCGAGCGTCACGCCGCCGAGCCCGACCGCACCGCCTGGTGGATCGCGCGCCTCGAGCGCTGCCACGCGCTGCTCGCCGCCCGCGCGTCCTGACCGCCGGGAGACCCGTCACGTCACGCGTGGGTGGGAGACCCGTCAAGAAGCTGCGTTCACAGGTGCGAGAGTGCAGGTTCTTGACGGGTCTCGCCGGGGTGCACGGGCGTGCGAGGGGGGTCAGGCGCGGGCGCGGTTCCGGGGGCGGAGGCGCGGGGCCGCGAGCAGGGCGAGGCCGGCGAGCAGGGCCGCGGCGAGCAGCGCGGCGAGCGCGAGCTGGGTACCGGTGAGGCCGAGCGAACCCGTCACCGTGAGCGGCGTGACCGCCTCGGCGCCCGACTGCACGCCGATCAGGCGCACGTGGTGCGCGCCCTGCTCGGTCTCGGCGGGCACGGTGACCGCGAACGCGACCGTGCCGGACGCGTCGGCCGTCGCCGCCTGCAGCAGGGTGGGCGTCGACTCGAGCCAGACCTGCA
This portion of the Agromyces rhizosphaerae genome encodes:
- a CDS encoding o-succinylbenzoate synthase; this translates as MSADVLPPLHDLLDTARVVALPLVTRFRGITVREALLLEGPEGWTEFAPFAEYDDEEASAWLAAAIDFGWRQAPPVLRDRIPVNATVPAVDADEVPAVLARFPGCRTAKVKVAAGDQVLAQDVARVRAVREALGPEGRVRLDANGGWNIDEAEHAIHALAEFDLEYVEQPCPSVDELAEIRRRTKYMGIPIAADESVRRADDPLAVAEAGAADLLVVKAAPLGGIRRALDVVGRAGLPVVVSSALDTSVGLAMGAHLAASVPRLDYDCGLGTASLLAADVTGHPLAPEQGSIPVRRVEADAALLERHAAEPDRTAWWIARLERCHALLAARAS